In one Natronosalvus amylolyticus genomic region, the following are encoded:
- a CDS encoding DUF7344 domain-containing protein, with protein sequence MFNTTRLPEGEIYEILANGRRRETLRVLTTAERGSIDLRELATAISVSETGQSPPPRTTLESVRSSLHQTHLPKLQELGVVTYDRTAHTVSLCDHARDVERYMEVVTPYGVTWSEVYRSLGIVSLLIVLGTLLEVPLVSLIDPLLWTSAFLAAFAVVIGAQLWSNRWFLLRTLRR encoded by the coding sequence ATGTTCAACACGACACGATTACCGGAGGGGGAGATTTACGAAATCCTGGCAAACGGTCGTCGCCGGGAAACCTTACGCGTCCTGACGACCGCGGAGCGGGGATCGATCGACTTACGAGAGCTGGCGACGGCCATCTCGGTCAGTGAAACCGGCCAGTCGCCACCGCCACGAACGACCCTCGAGAGCGTCCGGAGTTCGCTCCATCAGACCCACCTGCCGAAACTGCAGGAACTTGGGGTCGTCACCTACGACCGGACCGCACACACGGTGTCACTGTGTGATCACGCACGTGACGTCGAGCGGTACATGGAGGTCGTCACGCCATACGGCGTCACCTGGAGTGAAGTGTACCGCTCGCTCGGCATCGTCTCGCTGCTGATCGTTCTCGGGACGTTGCTCGAGGTACCGCTGGTGAGCCTGATCGATCCGTTGTTGTGGACCAGCGCGTTTCTCGCGGCATTTGCCGTCGTGATCGGTGCTCAACTCTGGTCGAACCGCTGGTTCCTGTTGCGGACGCTCCGTCGATAA
- a CDS encoding signal peptidase I, which produces MSFKRIVNVLGLLLLIAIVVPFAIYGAPWVIGGEYSFVVLTGSMAPAIEPGDVVIVGETDPGSIGDGDVITFLRGDAEAPVTHRVTDVYESDAGIAFETKGDANNEVDASLVPAENVLGVVILSIPYIGYVIQATNTPVGFAVVVLLPVALFVGSELWRLFKAARGSKVAHAAHTDVASVAEPDASPSGEAETIPTGETETTPPKDADAQINGGEESLAEVVAERPTNAEVLDGDEPVTSLEDEAAVEPEPASSANGVSITAADLTLSTGLLILVAPYAIYVALELRTGLAFSVAFGATFSLLAVGALQVGAWYGASRGATDTEPGDGSDDQISDHSTDRTELESTTADGSHRVDRSGAIDDAFDEFEPASVRPVPETDGGDEVIDR; this is translated from the coding sequence ATGAGTTTCAAACGAATCGTGAACGTGCTGGGATTGCTCCTGTTGATCGCCATCGTGGTGCCGTTCGCTATCTACGGCGCGCCGTGGGTGATCGGCGGCGAGTACAGCTTCGTCGTCCTCACCGGGAGCATGGCCCCAGCCATCGAACCCGGAGACGTCGTCATCGTCGGTGAAACCGATCCAGGATCGATCGGCGACGGAGACGTCATCACCTTCCTTCGGGGGGACGCTGAAGCGCCGGTGACCCACCGCGTCACTGACGTGTACGAAAGTGACGCTGGCATCGCGTTCGAAACGAAAGGCGATGCCAACAACGAGGTAGATGCCTCGCTGGTTCCCGCCGAAAACGTTCTCGGCGTCGTCATCCTCTCGATTCCGTACATCGGCTACGTGATTCAGGCGACCAATACGCCGGTCGGCTTCGCCGTCGTCGTGTTGCTTCCGGTAGCACTGTTCGTCGGTTCCGAACTCTGGCGGCTGTTCAAAGCGGCTCGAGGAAGCAAAGTGGCTCACGCAGCGCACACAGACGTGGCCTCAGTTGCGGAGCCGGATGCGTCACCATCCGGGGAGGCTGAGACGATCCCAACCGGGGAAACCGAGACGACCCCACCAAAGGATGCAGACGCGCAAATCAACGGTGGAGAGGAGAGCCTCGCGGAAGTTGTCGCCGAAAGGCCCACCAACGCCGAGGTGTTGGATGGCGACGAACCGGTGACCTCACTCGAAGACGAAGCGGCCGTCGAACCGGAGCCAGCCTCGAGCGCGAACGGCGTGTCGATCACCGCCGCCGATCTCACGCTCTCGACCGGGCTCCTGATACTCGTCGCCCCGTATGCGATCTATGTCGCTCTCGAGTTACGAACCGGGCTCGCGTTCTCGGTCGCGTTTGGGGCGACGTTCTCGCTGCTTGCCGTCGGCGCGCTCCAGGTAGGGGCCTGGTATGGGGCCTCGAGGGGAGCAACCGACACCGAGCCGGGCGACGGGTCCGACGACCAGATTTCGGACCACTCGACTGATCGAACCGAACTCGAGTCGACGACTGCGGACGGTTCGCACCGTGTCGATCGATCAGGAGCGATCGACGATGCGTTCGACGAGTTCGAACCGGCGAGCGTCCGACCCGTTCCGGAGACCGACGGCGGCGACGAGGTGATCGACCGATGA
- a CDS encoding aspartate aminotransferase family protein yields MSGFVFSEKPISIASGEGVYLTSEAGDQYLDAGASYACTPTGHCHPSVVEAVQEQAGELLYVQGSYPVSARTDLHTRLAALAPGDLENVWLCNSGTEANEAALKFARSATGGRKIVAAKRAFHGRTAGTLSATWKPKYKKPFEPLLEDIEFVTYGDSEELAAAVDDDTAALILEPIQGEGGIHPAPEGYLETAREITEETNTALVFDEIQTGLGRTGATWACQHEAVAGAGVTPDILTSAKGLASGLPLGATLCADWIADDAGPHGSTFSGNPVVCAAANATIDVLVDDDLAGNAAEVGNYLQAQLEESEIPLRDVRGEGLMVGVEVKRGANRVLRDLALEHQILALPAGRTVVRLLPPLVLEREHADDLVAALSDILAPKAES; encoded by the coding sequence GTGAGCGGTTTCGTCTTCTCGGAGAAACCGATTTCCATCGCCTCGGGCGAAGGGGTCTACCTGACGAGCGAAGCTGGCGACCAGTATCTCGACGCGGGAGCGAGTTACGCCTGTACCCCGACGGGCCACTGTCACCCGAGCGTCGTCGAAGCCGTTCAGGAGCAAGCGGGCGAACTGCTGTACGTACAGGGTTCGTATCCGGTGAGTGCTCGCACCGACTTGCACACGCGTCTGGCCGCGCTGGCCCCGGGCGACCTCGAGAACGTGTGGCTCTGTAACTCCGGGACCGAGGCCAACGAAGCGGCCCTCAAATTCGCCCGCAGCGCGACCGGCGGGCGGAAAATCGTCGCCGCGAAACGGGCCTTCCACGGACGTACCGCGGGGACGCTCTCGGCTACCTGGAAACCAAAGTACAAAAAGCCGTTCGAGCCGCTGCTCGAGGATATCGAGTTCGTCACCTACGGCGACAGCGAGGAACTCGCGGCGGCCGTCGACGACGACACCGCCGCGCTCATCCTCGAGCCGATTCAGGGTGAGGGTGGCATCCATCCCGCTCCCGAGGGCTACCTCGAGACGGCTCGCGAGATTACCGAAGAAACGAACACTGCACTGGTCTTCGACGAGATTCAGACCGGACTGGGTCGCACGGGTGCGACCTGGGCCTGCCAGCACGAGGCTGTCGCAGGTGCGGGCGTCACCCCTGACATCCTGACGAGCGCGAAAGGCCTCGCCAGCGGCCTGCCCCTCGGCGCGACGCTCTGTGCCGACTGGATTGCCGACGACGCGGGGCCACACGGCTCGACGTTCTCTGGTAACCCGGTCGTCTGTGCGGCTGCAAACGCCACCATCGACGTCCTCGTCGACGACGACCTGGCTGGCAACGCGGCAGAGGTCGGTAACTACCTGCAAGCACAACTCGAGGAATCCGAGATTCCCCTCCGCGACGTTCGCGGCGAGGGACTGATGGTCGGCGTCGAGGTCAAACGTGGCGCCAATCGTGTCCTCCGTGACCTGGCTCTCGAACACCAGATTCTGGCGTTGCCGGCCGGTCGAACCGTCGTCAGACTGTTGCCGCCGCTGGTGCTCGAGCGCGAACACGCCGACGACCTGGTCGCGGCGCTCTCTGACATCCTGGCACCGAAAGCCGAATCATGA
- a CDS encoding SipW-dependent-type signal peptide-containing protein, translated as MTDDKINTIGLSRRRVLGGIGAIGIASAGAGIGTTAYFSDQQSFENNTITAGTFALTVEQSIQHLDQDDMGPDQDAYENGADGDGIWVQSPIDIEDAKPGDEYKFCWDITVDDNPGYVVVVGDSSEMNGVQAENVSLSDLWDIDDMDDLSTIGESATAALTTTVGGDDYSVQYSSLASLLASLESGIIVSDDSGNAVTFQPGETVTVCLEITIPTDVGNEIQGAVLTSSMTFYAEQARHNDPAGVLAAAMDD; from the coding sequence ATGACCGACGACAAAATCAACACAATTGGACTGTCCCGTCGACGCGTGCTCGGCGGCATCGGCGCTATTGGCATCGCATCCGCGGGGGCGGGGATCGGGACGACAGCGTACTTCAGCGACCAGCAGAGCTTCGAGAACAACACGATCACTGCAGGGACGTTCGCGCTCACCGTCGAGCAGTCGATCCAGCACCTCGATCAGGACGATATGGGTCCGGATCAAGACGCCTACGAAAACGGTGCGGACGGTGACGGTATCTGGGTACAGTCACCAATCGACATCGAGGACGCAAAACCCGGTGACGAGTACAAGTTCTGCTGGGACATTACCGTCGACGACAACCCCGGCTACGTGGTTGTTGTCGGCGATTCGAGCGAGATGAACGGTGTGCAGGCGGAGAACGTCAGCCTGTCCGACCTCTGGGACATCGACGATATGGACGACCTTTCGACGATCGGTGAATCGGCGACCGCGGCCCTCACGACGACCGTCGGCGGTGATGACTACTCGGTACAGTACAGCTCACTCGCCAGTCTCCTGGCCAGCCTCGAGAGCGGCATCATCGTCTCGGACGACAGCGGCAACGCAGTAACCTTCCAGCCCGGCGAGACGGTGACCGTCTGTCTCGAGATCACGATTCCAACCGACGTTGGGAACGAGATCCAGGGCGCAGTCCTGACCTCGAGCATGACGTTCTACGCCGAACAGGCTCGCCACAACGACCCTGCTGGCGTGTTGGCTGCGGCGATGGACGACTGA
- a CDS encoding SipW-dependent-type signal peptide-containing protein, producing MSRRHMYLSRRQVLAAVGTVGTVGAVAGAGTSAYLSDRETYTNAATAGTVDIDVACDACSAVGGTLAFGFDDLDRGAAGTLEASISVESNPARLWLRTSCPPETDPLGDAIEGSLTADGTRLATGTLTTISRVLATGVRLDSDCLEPATPFDLELEWELPETVSDTLAGESTTFVVSLVAEQCRHVDEASVADPFAGVEPCAEPPACVECPRSGGKRIASATFEYDGPGGPVGLELVRSVGTSEPGRTVEPGDTFTALLHDPPDIKGNADFDVIVDGTTIGDFHISCSRPFGPGLEITDGTHTLTVLEAVDTDGNRLCEVSN from the coding sequence ATGAGCCGTCGTCACATGTACCTGAGTCGCCGGCAAGTCCTCGCCGCAGTGGGAACCGTCGGTACCGTCGGTGCCGTCGCCGGTGCTGGCACCAGCGCGTACCTCAGCGATCGCGAAACCTACACGAACGCAGCTACCGCCGGCACGGTCGACATCGACGTCGCGTGTGACGCGTGTTCGGCCGTCGGCGGGACACTCGCGTTCGGTTTCGACGACCTCGACCGTGGCGCAGCCGGGACGCTCGAGGCATCCATCAGCGTCGAGTCGAATCCCGCCCGACTCTGGTTGCGGACGAGCTGTCCACCGGAAACGGACCCGTTGGGCGACGCCATCGAGGGCTCCCTCACCGCCGACGGCACACGCCTCGCTACAGGAACGCTCACAACCATCTCTCGAGTGCTCGCCACGGGCGTCCGGCTGGATAGCGACTGTCTCGAGCCGGCTACGCCGTTCGACCTCGAACTCGAGTGGGAACTCCCGGAGACAGTCTCTGACACGCTGGCAGGCGAATCGACGACGTTCGTCGTCTCCCTGGTCGCCGAACAATGTCGACACGTCGACGAAGCGTCCGTGGCCGATCCCTTCGCCGGCGTCGAACCCTGTGCAGAGCCGCCGGCGTGTGTGGAGTGTCCGCGTTCGGGTGGCAAACGAATCGCGAGTGCAACGTTCGAATACGACGGCCCGGGCGGCCCAGTTGGCCTCGAGCTCGTCCGTTCCGTCGGGACGTCGGAACCGGGTCGCACGGTCGAACCCGGTGACACGTTTACCGCGCTCTTGCACGATCCGCCCGATATCAAGGGGAATGCCGACTTCGACGTCATCGTGGACGGTACCACGATCGGTGACTTCCACATCAGCTGTTCCCGCCCGTTCGGTCCCGGACTCGAGATCACGGACGGAACGCACACGCTGACCGTCCTCGAGGCGGTCGACACCGACGGGAATCGCCTCTGTGAGGTATCCAACTAA
- a CDS encoding SipW-dependent-type signal peptide-containing protein yields MTTKQPNTIELTRRRLLAGLGAVGVASAGAGIGTTAYFSDNQSFEGNTLTAGVLDLSVTWQQLYFGADQSVRPQDYGGVGRPFVNAYPDHDGDGLQSFERDDGVHQYVDLGAYNDPIDAAKAGTNLAFACAEIATFDEPSFAPNQESLIELEDVKPGDSGEITFGIKLCDNPGYIWLHGDLVAEGDGGHPESNGPELADLMTARAWYDLNGNNVFDVGEPGIITGTLREVLEALNEGVMLAYDPDSDLGVPNDGTGVSGDGETLESGDEERVQGNPTCEDLGLFRAIKIESEDLPENVGDSETYPTPVGDVTVTVTAISDDDVREFDFELDGFEVSAVIVKGGPVANVYSKSDTDGYLTANSGEGLQAPINQNNNQPYGVSHISFCYDVVPPEEPPEEDSPCFQPSNTRFIAFEWSLPAFVGNEVQGDSVAFDLSFYTEQCRHNPDPANPFEQE; encoded by the coding sequence ATGACAACCAAACAACCAAACACCATCGAACTCACTCGCCGCCGCCTCCTGGCCGGCCTCGGTGCCGTCGGGGTAGCGAGCGCTGGTGCCGGAATCGGCACGACGGCGTACTTCAGCGACAATCAATCGTTCGAGGGCAACACCCTCACCGCGGGGGTGCTCGACCTGAGCGTGACCTGGCAACAGCTCTACTTCGGGGCAGATCAGTCGGTCCGACCACAGGACTACGGAGGCGTTGGTCGACCGTTCGTCAACGCCTACCCGGACCACGACGGAGATGGGCTCCAATCGTTCGAGCGCGATGACGGCGTCCACCAGTACGTCGACCTCGGAGCGTACAACGACCCGATCGATGCGGCGAAAGCCGGCACGAACCTCGCGTTCGCCTGTGCGGAGATTGCCACGTTTGACGAGCCGTCGTTCGCACCGAACCAGGAGTCGCTCATCGAACTCGAGGACGTGAAACCGGGCGACTCGGGTGAGATAACCTTTGGTATCAAACTCTGTGACAACCCCGGATACATCTGGCTTCACGGCGATCTCGTGGCGGAAGGCGACGGGGGACATCCCGAGAGCAACGGCCCCGAACTCGCCGACCTGATGACCGCGCGTGCCTGGTACGACCTGAACGGGAACAACGTGTTCGACGTTGGCGAGCCAGGAATTATCACCGGCACCCTCAGAGAGGTCCTCGAGGCACTGAACGAGGGCGTCATGCTCGCGTACGACCCCGATTCGGACCTCGGCGTTCCAAACGACGGGACGGGGGTATCGGGAGACGGCGAGACGCTCGAATCCGGTGACGAAGAACGCGTCCAGGGAAATCCGACGTGTGAAGACCTCGGCCTGTTCCGGGCGATCAAGATCGAATCGGAGGATCTGCCGGAAAACGTGGGCGACTCCGAGACCTACCCGACGCCGGTCGGTGACGTCACGGTCACGGTGACTGCCATCTCCGACGACGACGTCCGGGAGTTCGACTTCGAACTCGACGGGTTCGAAGTGAGCGCCGTCATCGTCAAAGGCGGGCCGGTTGCGAACGTGTACAGCAAATCGGACACCGATGGGTACCTCACAGCGAACTCGGGCGAAGGACTCCAGGCCCCAATAAATCAGAACAACAACCAGCCATACGGCGTGAGCCACATCAGCTTCTGCTACGACGTCGTGCCACCGGAAGAACCACCAGAAGAGGACTCGCCCTGCTTCCAGCCGTCGAACACCCGGTTCATCGCGTTCGAGTGGAGCCTCCCCGCCTTCGTCGGGAACGAAGTGCAGGGAGATAGCGTCGCATTCGACCTGTCGTTCTACACCGAACAGTGCCGGCACAACCCGGATCCGGCGAATCCGTTCGAGCAGGAATGA
- a CDS encoding [LysW]-lysine hydrolase — protein sequence MTAETDMNGESDEEYNSDIDAESTTDPEADAESTTESDDGDDRSVSLEAARELLIDLVSIPSPSGDESAAAGRLLEFFEAHDREVWLDSVGNVRAPADDAVLMTSHIDTVPGDIPVRVEPAAADDPVADPDEDVLWGRGSVDATGPLAAMAVAAVNTGVSFVGVVGEETDSRGARHLVEDREAPDAVVNGEPSGVDGITLGYRGFLAGTYVSTSESGHTSRPEPNAIQQAIRWWSAVETAFEGDDYEPVFEQVTAKPVSLEGGTSDDGLSVEATLEAQLRIPPSLDADSVRETAEAELETGTVAWREPIPPVMESPRTDLARAFRVAIRQAGGDPRLVRKTGTSDMNLYAGAWSCPMVTYGPGESNLDHAPDERLALSDYDRSIAVLEGVGASLRGDGS from the coding sequence ATGACCGCAGAAACCGATATGAACGGCGAGAGCGACGAAGAATACAATTCGGATATCGACGCCGAATCGACGACCGACCCGGAGGCCGACGCCGAATCGACGACTGAATCGGATGACGGCGACGACCGTTCGGTCTCGCTCGAAGCCGCCCGCGAGTTGCTGATTGACCTCGTTTCGATTCCGTCGCCCTCAGGTGATGAATCCGCGGCGGCCGGACGATTGCTCGAGTTCTTCGAGGCCCACGACCGCGAGGTCTGGCTGGATTCGGTCGGCAACGTACGCGCGCCGGCCGACGACGCCGTACTCATGACCTCACACATCGATACCGTGCCTGGGGACATTCCGGTGCGTGTCGAACCCGCCGCTGCGGACGACCCGGTCGCCGACCCCGACGAGGACGTCCTCTGGGGGCGCGGCAGCGTCGATGCGACCGGCCCGCTGGCGGCGATGGCCGTCGCCGCCGTCAACACTGGCGTCTCGTTCGTCGGTGTCGTCGGCGAGGAGACCGACTCGAGGGGTGCGCGCCACCTCGTCGAAGACCGGGAGGCTCCCGACGCCGTCGTCAACGGCGAACCGTCCGGCGTCGACGGCATCACCCTCGGGTACCGCGGCTTTCTGGCCGGTACGTACGTCTCGACCAGCGAGTCCGGGCACACCTCCCGGCCGGAACCGAACGCGATTCAACAGGCGATTCGCTGGTGGTCGGCGGTCGAAACTGCGTTCGAAGGTGACGATTACGAACCCGTCTTCGAGCAGGTGACCGCAAAGCCGGTCTCCCTCGAGGGCGGCACCAGCGATGACGGCCTCTCGGTAGAGGCGACGCTCGAGGCGCAGTTGCGCATTCCGCCGAGCCTCGACGCCGATAGCGTGCGCGAGACGGCCGAAGCCGAACTCGAGACGGGCACCGTCGCCTGGCGGGAGCCGATTCCGCCGGTGATGGAGAGCCCGCGAACCGATCTCGCGAGGGCGTTTCGCGTGGCGATTCGCCAGGCGGGCGGTGATCCACGTCTCGTCAGAAAAACTGGAACCAGTGATATGAACCTCTATGCCGGCGCGTGGTCGTGCCCGATGGTCACCTACGGTCCGGGCGAATCCAACCTCGATCACGCCCCAGACGAACGACTCGCACTGTCCGATTACGACCGATCGATCGCCGTCCTCGAGGGGGTCGGCGCTTCGTTGCGGGGTGATGGATCGTGA
- a CDS encoding acetylglutamate/acetylaminoadipate kinase produces the protein MATNSSPESETVVVKIGGARAVDPAGALADVAALVEAGTNVVVVHGGSTAVDETLEELGEEPTYVETPGGVVGRFTDERTMDVFKMVMPGKLNTDLVEALQNEGVDAVGLSGVDGQLLAGKRKSAVRVKEDGKKKIKRGDHSGTIDEVNADLLETLFSGGYVPVVGGPVLGAEKGGGYTAVNADADRTAAAVAGALEADLVLLTDVSGIYADPDDESTKIDEATTEAALEAVEDAAEGFMTKKVMAAKEALETGATSVVVGDANADGPVTSALAGDGTTMTPGALGLEGASVAEDAVAPTGGDST, from the coding sequence ATGGCGACGAACTCGTCTCCCGAAAGCGAGACGGTCGTCGTCAAAATCGGCGGCGCTCGCGCCGTCGACCCGGCCGGTGCGCTGGCTGACGTGGCTGCCCTCGTCGAAGCGGGCACGAACGTCGTCGTCGTTCACGGGGGCTCGACCGCCGTCGACGAGACGCTCGAGGAACTGGGCGAGGAACCCACCTACGTGGAGACTCCCGGCGGCGTCGTCGGGCGGTTCACCGACGAGCGAACGATGGACGTGTTCAAGATGGTGATGCCCGGGAAGCTCAACACCGACCTGGTCGAGGCCCTTCAGAACGAGGGCGTCGACGCCGTTGGACTCTCTGGCGTCGACGGCCAGTTGCTCGCGGGCAAGCGCAAATCCGCCGTCCGCGTCAAAGAAGACGGCAAAAAGAAGATCAAACGCGGCGACCACTCGGGTACCATCGACGAGGTCAACGCCGACCTGCTCGAGACGCTGTTTTCGGGCGGGTACGTGCCTGTTGTGGGCGGTCCCGTCCTCGGGGCCGAAAAGGGCGGTGGCTACACAGCCGTCAACGCCGACGCTGACCGCACTGCCGCGGCCGTCGCAGGGGCACTCGAGGCCGACCTCGTGCTCCTGACTGACGTCTCGGGCATCTATGCCGACCCAGACGACGAGTCGACGAAGATCGACGAAGCGACGACCGAAGCGGCACTCGAGGCCGTCGAAGACGCCGCTGAAGGGTTCATGACGAAGAAAGTCATGGCCGCGAAAGAAGCACTCGAAACGGGGGCCACGAGCGTCGTTGTTGGCGATGCGAACGCCGACGGACCGGTCACGAGCGCACTCGCGGGCGACGGGACGACGATGACCCCCGGCGCGTTGGGCCTCGAGGGAGCATCGGTTGCGGAGGACGCGGTCGCACCCACTGGAGGTGATTCCACGTGA
- the argF gene encoding ornithine carbamoyltransferase, which yields MSPDAAGGQASDGVRHVLDIDDLSREELITVLDRAADYKLAQHRGEPHEDLDGKTLGMLFQKPSTRTRVSFETGMTQLGGHAIFLGADDIQLGRGEPLKDTSRTLSRYVDAVMARVFKHENIEVLAEYAEVPIVNGLTDDAHPCQTLADLLTIRERFGDLESVSATWIGDGNNVAQSFVLGCAIAGIDLTVVTPEDHAVDDEVLERAAELGRAPTTTTDPVEGVADANVVYTDVWVSMGQEDEREIRLRKFDGFQVNEDLLEGAPEAAIMHCLPAHRGEEITDAVIESERSVVFDQAENRLHAQKALLSWLLE from the coding sequence GTGAGCCCCGATGCAGCCGGGGGCCAGGCCTCGGATGGGGTCAGACACGTCCTCGACATCGACGACCTCAGCCGCGAGGAACTCATCACCGTCCTGGATCGGGCGGCCGATTACAAACTCGCTCAACACCGCGGTGAACCTCACGAGGACCTCGACGGGAAAACGCTCGGCATGCTCTTTCAGAAACCGAGCACCCGGACGCGCGTCTCCTTCGAGACGGGGATGACTCAACTCGGCGGCCACGCTATCTTCCTCGGCGCTGATGACATCCAGCTCGGTCGCGGCGAGCCGTTGAAAGATACCTCGAGGACGCTCTCGCGGTACGTCGACGCGGTGATGGCGCGGGTGTTCAAACACGAGAACATCGAGGTACTGGCCGAATACGCCGAGGTCCCGATCGTTAACGGCCTGACCGACGACGCCCACCCGTGCCAGACGCTCGCCGACTTGCTCACGATTCGAGAGCGCTTTGGCGACCTCGAGTCCGTCTCGGCGACCTGGATCGGTGACGGCAACAACGTCGCCCAGTCGTTCGTGCTCGGCTGTGCCATCGCGGGCATCGACCTCACGGTCGTCACCCCCGAAGACCACGCCGTCGACGACGAAGTCCTCGAGCGGGCGGCCGAACTCGGGCGAGCGCCCACGACGACGACCGACCCGGTCGAGGGTGTCGCCGACGCAAACGTCGTCTACACCGACGTCTGGGTCAGCATGGGACAGGAGGATGAACGCGAGATCCGACTGCGCAAGTTCGACGGATTCCAGGTCAACGAGGACCTGCTCGAGGGTGCGCCCGAAGCCGCGATCATGCACTGTCTGCCGGCTCACCGGGGCGAAGAGATCACCGACGCCGTGATCGAAAGCGAGCGCTCGGTGGTCTTCGATCAGGCGGAAAATCGACTCCACGCGCAGAAAGCACTGTTGAGCTGGCTGCTCGAGTGA
- a CDS encoding SipW-dependent-type signal peptide-containing protein produces MTNTNDKLGLSRRQILGSIGAIGVASAGVGIGTTAYFSDQQSFSGNTLTAGTLGIKVDWQQRYWGAAPDVRPQDYATKGEVPNYPYVNAFPDDAGDGEQDLGGVVYGGENAVFSAADVPACCPCAEYEYYVTYEGQSYCIAPIIDERTPEAFYDDDRSSVSSRFLDIQRESAAVLFIYRQDLGDGELGDPRLFFVLDKFGNEDGGGYASFVIEGDLTNANWESLDWEVEDDPGATSDDDYSITASEATADWIWGDERTDGGVLGSLTENFALRINPNLNGAATLSGGGPNFDPDFDTGVTSLVILDGDASGDIVLESDLGGPQADDDLSDIVIHSECGLDMEAASASFGPNENSLIELDDVKPGDSGEVTFSLHVCDNPAYIWVGAANFPAESILGEFVRARVRLVPGCLNELDGFDDIADYDGPAVFEGTLNEVFAAIGDGSFQGMPLTNEDGDACFYPVADSTCVAFEWWFPIGQDDVNDAQGESVSFDVGFYAEQCRHNDDPTMAA; encoded by the coding sequence ATGACGAACACAAACGACAAACTAGGGCTCTCGAGACGCCAGATTCTCGGGAGCATCGGAGCGATCGGTGTCGCGTCCGCGGGAGTCGGCATCGGCACGACCGCGTACTTCAGCGACCAGCAATCGTTCAGCGGGAACACGTTGACTGCGGGGACACTCGGAATCAAGGTTGACTGGCAACAGCGCTACTGGGGTGCCGCGCCGGACGTCCGACCGCAGGACTACGCGACGAAAGGGGAAGTACCGAACTACCCGTACGTAAACGCGTTCCCGGACGACGCGGGCGACGGCGAACAGGATCTCGGTGGCGTCGTCTACGGCGGCGAGAACGCCGTCTTCAGCGCTGCCGACGTCCCAGCGTGCTGTCCCTGTGCTGAGTACGAGTACTACGTGACCTACGAAGGGCAGTCCTACTGTATCGCACCGATCATCGACGAACGCACACCCGAAGCGTTCTACGACGACGACCGCAGTTCGGTCTCCTCGAGATTCCTCGACATTCAACGGGAGAGCGCGGCCGTCCTCTTCATCTACCGGCAGGATCTGGGCGACGGCGAACTGGGCGACCCACGCCTGTTTTTCGTCCTCGACAAGTTCGGGAACGAAGACGGTGGCGGCTACGCATCGTTCGTGATCGAGGGCGATCTCACCAATGCCAACTGGGAGAGCCTGGACTGGGAAGTCGAGGACGATCCCGGAGCCACGAGCGACGACGACTACTCGATCACCGCCAGCGAAGCGACCGCCGACTGGATCTGGGGTGACGAGCGCACCGACGGTGGCGTACTCGGCTCGCTCACCGAAAATTTCGCCCTTCGAATCAATCCCAACCTCAACGGAGCAGCAACCCTCAGCGGCGGTGGACCGAACTTCGATCCCGACTTCGACACCGGCGTCACCAGTCTCGTCATCCTGGACGGCGACGCCTCCGGAGACATCGTGCTCGAGTCCGACCTTGGAGGCCCACAGGCCGACGACGACCTCTCGGACATCGTGATCCACAGCGAGTGTGGGCTGGACATGGAGGCAGCCAGCGCTTCTTTCGGTCCGAACGAAAACTCGCTGATCGAACTCGATGACGTGAAACCGGGCGACAGTGGCGAGGTGACGTTCTCGCTCCACGTCTGTGACAACCCAGCGTACATCTGGGTCGGCGCAGCAAACTTCCCGGCCGAGAGCATCCTCGGCGAGTTCGTTCGCGCGAGGGTTCGACTCGTCCCTGGCTGTCTGAACGAGCTCGATGGGTTCGACGACATCGCCGACTACGATGGCCCCGCCGTCTTCGAGGGAACGCTCAACGAAGTGTTCGCGGCTATTGGCGACGGCAGTTTCCAGGGGATGCCACTCACCAACGAGGACGGAGACGCCTGCTTCTACCCGGTCGCAGACTCGACGTGCGTAGCCTTCGAGTGGTGGTTCCCGATCGGCCAGGACGACGTCAACGATGCTCAAGGCGAGAGCGTCTCGTTCGACGTCGGCTTCTACGCCGAACAGTGCCGCCACAACGACGATCCGACGATGGCTGCCTGA